A single region of the Bifidobacterium asteroides DSM 20089 genome encodes:
- a CDS encoding carboxymuconolactone decarboxylase family protein, which produces MAIKQTAGHDQLGRFAPQFAHLNDDVLFGQVWSREDELSARDRSMITCAGLMSMGLFPQLKSHMTMAKNNGVTRTEMVALITHLAFYAGWPKAWSAFGLAKEVYGEGDSDDKSQDTTATATGTGPDSGPYPLGDSADGPNFTGHVWLHRLTDPDAECSASNVTFAPGCVNRWHTHPHGQLLIITAGQGWEQEEGHRPRRLEPGNVVFCPAGIRHWHGASGRSSMAHIAVTPASKGQSPVEWMEFPDPDQVAALR; this is translated from the coding sequence ATGGCAATCAAACAGACGGCGGGCCACGACCAGCTCGGTCGGTTCGCACCACAATTCGCCCACCTCAACGATGATGTGCTCTTCGGCCAGGTCTGGTCCCGCGAGGATGAGCTTTCTGCCAGGGACCGCAGCATGATCACCTGCGCAGGTCTGATGAGCATGGGGCTCTTCCCCCAGCTAAAGAGCCATATGACCATGGCCAAGAACAATGGCGTTACCCGCACTGAAATGGTGGCGCTGATCACCCACCTGGCCTTCTATGCAGGCTGGCCCAAGGCATGGTCGGCTTTCGGCCTGGCCAAGGAGGTCTACGGTGAGGGCGACAGTGACGACAAGAGCCAGGACACCACCGCAACTGCAACCGGAACCGGGCCGGATTCAGGGCCTTACCCCTTGGGGGATTCGGCAGACGGACCCAACTTCACCGGGCATGTCTGGTTGCATCGGCTGACTGATCCGGACGCGGAATGCTCAGCCAGCAATGTGACCTTCGCACCCGGGTGCGTCAACCGTTGGCACACCCACCCGCATGGCCAGCTCCTGATTATCACCGCCGGGCAGGGGTGGGAGCAGGAGGAGGGCCATCGGCCCCGCAGGCTGGAACCCGGTAATGTGGTCTTCTGCCCGGCGGGCATCAGACACTGGCATGGCGCCTCAGGCCGGTCGTCCATGGCCCACATCGCCGTCACACCTGCATCGAAGGGACAGTCCCCGGTCGAGTGGATGGAGTTCCCAGATCCTGACCAGGTAGCCGCTCTGAGATGA
- the rlmB gene encoding 23S rRNA (guanosine(2251)-2'-O)-methyltransferase RlmB, with the protein MADKKGPTKGSGGKHRNKLRGRGPTPRAEDRVYHKAYKARQAAQRRQAADPRLAARRRADRFTSDSDDLVIGRNAVLEALRAGVPASQLYLAARMEHDDRTREIVRLAGQEGLNLLEADRLEMNRIARSGSHQGVALKVRPYQYASLQSLADRAEKHAAALEGADQATRVAARPLFIALDGVTDPQNLGAVIRSAAAFGASGVILPERRSASVTAAAWKVSAGAAAHLPVARVVNLTKAIQGLKERGYYTVGLDGAGNTTVGETGFETDPLVVVLGSEGKGLSRLVRENCDALASIPISSSVESLNASVAAGISLYAIATARRRPASHTQ; encoded by the coding sequence ATGGCTGACAAGAAGGGCCCGACCAAGGGTTCGGGCGGCAAGCACCGCAACAAGCTGCGCGGCAGGGGGCCCACCCCCAGGGCCGAGGACCGCGTCTACCACAAGGCCTACAAGGCCCGGCAGGCGGCCCAGCGCAGGCAGGCGGCCGACCCACGGCTGGCGGCCCGCCGCCGGGCCGACCGGTTCACCTCCGACTCCGACGACCTGGTCATCGGCCGCAACGCGGTCCTGGAGGCCCTGCGCGCGGGCGTGCCGGCCAGCCAGCTCTACCTGGCCGCCCGGATGGAACACGACGACAGGACCAGGGAGATCGTACGCCTGGCCGGGCAGGAGGGGCTCAACCTGCTGGAGGCCGACCGCCTGGAGATGAACCGCATCGCCCGGTCCGGCAGCCACCAGGGCGTGGCCCTCAAGGTGCGGCCCTACCAGTACGCCTCCCTGCAGAGCCTGGCCGACCGGGCCGAGAAGCACGCGGCCGCCCTGGAAGGGGCCGACCAGGCGACCAGGGTCGCCGCCCGCCCCCTGTTCATCGCCCTGGACGGGGTCACCGACCCGCAGAACCTCGGGGCCGTGATCCGATCCGCTGCGGCCTTCGGCGCCTCGGGGGTGATCCTGCCCGAACGGCGCAGCGCCTCCGTCACAGCCGCGGCCTGGAAGGTCTCCGCCGGAGCCGCCGCCCACCTGCCCGTGGCCCGCGTGGTCAACCTGACCAAGGCCATCCAGGGACTCAAGGAACGCGGCTACTACACGGTCGGCCTGGACGGCGCGGGCAACACCACCGTGGGCGAGACGGGCTTCGAGACCGACCCGCTGGTGGTGGTCCTGGGCTCCGAAGGCAAGGGGCTGAGCCGCCTGGTCCGCGAGAACTGCGACGCCCTGGCCTCCATCCCCATCTCCAGCTCGGTGGAATCCCTGAACGCCTCGGTCGCGGCCGGCATCAGCCTCTACGCCA